The genomic region AAATAGCTCCCACATTATATGAATAAAGAGTATAGCCACTATCTGGACCTGTAACTATATCCGTAGAAATATAATCACCACTTAAGCCATCAATTGTCACTGAATCTGAACTATTACCATCTATTTTCATAACAGATCCACGATCAGAGTATTCTGCCATAGACCGTAAATCTAAGCCTAAAACATAATCTGTATTATTTCCAGTCTGCATATCTATCTTTTCAATGCTTTCCAAACGGTTTTCGATATTTGTTAAATCCAAACTACCATTATTATCCATATCGAGACGAAGTGTATCATAACCCGAGCCACCATCTATTTTCTCAAAAATACCCGAACTTATCTCTATCGTATCATCGCCTGCACCTGCACTTACCGAATCGAGTATGCTAACATCAGAAAATATATTATTACTAGAATCTCCTACAAAATTATCTTTAATAAAAACTCCATCACCACTTCCAGAAGTATAATTTGTTATCTCCGCAATATAATTGCCACCAAAAATTAAATATGTATCACCTGCACTCGATCGTGTCAATACATTATCAGGATCAATATTACCAGTGACAAAGTACTCCCCTATCAGAATATCATCAAAACCATCGCCATCGACATCTCCGGCATAATCAACTTCTGCGGCCTGTGCTTCAGTATCATGAATCCCTTCAAGTATGACACCATAAAAATCACCATCTTCCAAGCTATAATCATTGGGTAATGCACTTCCGAAAATTAAATAAACTTTTCCCTCTAAATCCACAGATAAGTCATCATAAGGCCCTGAACTCGCAAATAGTATATCATCAAAACCATCGCCATTTACATCTCCCACAGCAGAAAGCTCGAGCCCCGCATAATCACCCGCTCTTTCACTCTTAATCAAGATTCCCGTACCATTATCCGTAACTGTCGTTGGATCGATTTCATTTAAATTAGTCTCAGATATAGTTTCGCTACCAAAGATGACAAATATATTGCCTTTCTCATTATTTGTGTATGTATACTTACTTTCGTCATAATCATAAACAAAATTAATCGCTTTGCCCGGAGAACCTAGCAGTATATCAGCAAAGCCATCTCCATTGAAATCGCCTGCCGAACTCACATCACTACCCACCATTTCTAAGCCATCAGTATTGCCTTCAGTATCCTTCCCAAAAAGCTTAAAGCCATCCTCAGAGCCTAATGACCCTAAGTTTAATGCACTAGAATTCTCGCTACCAAAAATGACATAGGCGGCGCCAAAGCCTTCGCCTCTCTCACCATAAACATAATCCGCATAAGGGGCTCCGATAATAATATCATCAAAGCCATCACCATTCACATCTCCGGCTTCTGCCACTGAATAGCCTGCAAAATCACCCGCACTCCCACCTTGTATCTCTAAAAAATGCGAGGAGTTACTTTGTGTCAAATCTAAATCAGTAGTATAATCATCATCGCCGTATACGACATAGACCGCTCCCGACCGACTACCATTCGCATCATGTAAATCCGCACTTATCAAAGCATCGGCATAACCATCGCCATTAAAATCACCTGCACTTGTCACTTGCCAACCCAGGTCATCATTGGCAAACTCACCTTTAATAACGAAACCTAGGTCATTGGTAACCAAGTTTGCAAGATCTAAATTATTGAAAGCTGTCTCTGTTTCTGTTCCGTAAATCACATAAGCTGCGCCAGAATTATTGACGGCGCCATCCGCATTCCTGGCTCCTAGCGCAAAGTCATCTATGCCATCGCCATTAAAGTCGCCAAGGGCACCAACTTCCGCAAGTTTATCACCGTTAGCAATGCCATTTATTTTGACTCCTATATCGCCATTATTGTAGGTTTCATCTACATTCGTTAAATCCGTGTAATCAAGATCATCTGCACCAAAAATAAGATAAACGGCACCGCTGTCGGAGCTATGATAGGCTGACCCTATAAGGAAATCATCAAAGCCATCGTTATTAACATCTCCCACTCCTTCTATATACTCTCCGGATCTATCGCCAGCAACTTCACCAAAAAAGTCCACGCCTCTTATCTCGTCATCTGTGGCACCTCCAGGAGCCCCGGGAAGATCTGCATCCACAAAACCATCCAATTCTTCCACTGCGTCAGAAGCTACTGCTTCATCCACAACGGCCTTAGGTGTTGCAAAAGCATTGAAGTTTTCATCATCTCCGCCAGAGTCAGTAATGTTTTCACCATCAATTGGCGAGTTGTCGACATTGATTACTCCAGAATCAACCGCATCCAAAGTATCACTACCATCACCAGTATTGTTACTTGCTTGAGGATCTCCATTTTCATCTACGACAAAATTGCCTTCAAAAACCGAATTGCTAACATTTATAACAGTATTATTATTTTCTGAATTCAGGGCACTACCTTGTTCACCTGAATTCCCCACAAAAGTAGAACTATTTATATTAGTTATTCCACCTTCAGCATTAATAGCTCCACCTTCCGTATTATTACTATCTCCTTCCGTTACGGAATTATCGGTAAAACTACTAGCCTCGATCGTTAATACACCAGGTCCATCTTTATCTATCGCTCCGCCATCATCTCCTGCTGTATTTGAATCAAAATCGGAACCCACTATGACCATCTCTACACTTGAACTGTGAGTCGATATAGCTCCACCATCATCGCTTGCTTCATTATTAGTGAAATTAGAATTCAGAATAACTAATTCCCCTAGATACACATCTAGAGCCCCCCCATTGTCTCCCGAATTGTTATTATTAAAAGTAGTATTTTGAATTAAAAGATTACCATCTTCCATTTGAATTGCACCACCATCGTCATTCGCAGTATTACTATCAAAAATACTATTTTTTATAATGACATTCCCATCACGCATCTCGATTGCACCACCATCACCACCATCACCCGAATACGCATTCCGAAAGACAAAACCATCAAAAGAGGTCGTTTCATTCGAGGATAAATCTAAGTCGAATAACTGCGCATTACCAGCACCATCAAAAACTACTTCTCCCCCACTACTATTAACAAATAGTACACTCTTGTCAAGTATTATTTCACTACTAAAATTGATTGTCACTGCGCTATTAAAAACCAGTGTGTCACCATCATTAATATTATTATTAATGAAAGTATTAAGGTTGTTTGATGTATTTCCCCCAGTGTACTCAACCTGTGCCAACTTTAACTGAAATTGATCATAAAAACCTTGGTCA from Lentisphaera profundi harbors:
- a CDS encoding DUF4347 domain-containing protein; the protein is MSEEVTEVLVIDSKIPNFTQIMGSVPAHVEVKVLSGEEGALAEISDFLEGFTGLKAIHLFSHAENGSLSLGRESLGKDNVDAYEQELNSWQAACADGADLLVYGCDMAGETVFLESLAGYTGMDVAASDDVTGAAKYGGDSELENHLGEIEAVELFDQGFYDQFQLKLAQVEYTGGNTSNNLNTFINNNINDGDTLVFNSAVTINFSSEIILDKSVLFVNSSGGEVVFDGAGNAQLFDLDLSSNETTSFDGFVFRNAYSGDGGDGGAIEMRDGNVIIKNSIFDSNTANDDGGAIQMEDGNLLIQNTTFNNNNSGDNGGALDVYLGELVILNSNFTNNEASDDGGAISTHSSSVEMVIVGSDFDSNTAGDDGGAIDKDGPGVLTIEASSFTDNSVTEGDSNNTEGGAINAEGGITNINSSTFVGNSGEQGSALNSENNNTVINVSNSVFEGNFVVDENGDPQASNNTGDGSDTLDAVDSGVINVDNSPIDGENITDSGGDDENFNAFATPKAVVDEAVASDAVEELDGFVDADLPGAPGGATDDEIRGVDFFGEVAGDRSGEYIEGVGDVNNDGFDDFLIGSAYHSSDSGAVYLIFGADDLDYTDLTNVDETYNNGDIGVKINGIANGDKLAEVGALGDFNGDGIDDFALGARNADGAVNNSGAAYVIYGTETETAFNNLDLANLVTNDLGFVIKGEFANDDLGWQVTSAGDFNGDGYADALISADLHDANGSRSGAVYVVYGDDDYTTDLDLTQSNSSHFLEIQGGSAGDFAGYSVAEAGDVNGDGFDDIIIGAPYADYVYGERGEGFGAAYVIFGSENSSALNLGSLGSEDGFKLFGKDTEGNTDGLEMVGSDVSSAGDFNGDGFADILLGSPGKAINFVYDYDESKYTYTNNEKGNIFVIFGSETISETNLNEIDPTTVTDNGTGILIKSERAGDYAGLELSAVGDVNGDGFDDILFASSGPYDDLSVDLEGKVYLIFGSALPNDYSLEDGDFYGVILEGIHDTEAQAAEVDYAGDVDGDGFDDILIGEYFVTGNIDPDNVLTRSSAGDTYLIFGGNYIAEITNYTSGSGDGVFIKDNFVGDSSNNIFSDVSILDSVSAGAGDDTIEISSGIFEKIDGGSGYDTLRLDMDNNGSLDLTNIENRLESIEKIDMQTGNNTDYVLGLDLRSMAEYSDRGSVMKIDGNSSDSVTIDGLSGDYISTDIVTGPDSGYTLYSYNVGAIFAEVQIQTDIAVSFI